From Vitis vinifera cultivar Pinot Noir 40024 chromosome 5, ASM3070453v1, the proteins below share one genomic window:
- the LOC100249350 gene encoding rRNA-processing protein EFG1 isoform X2, with translation MAHGGYGKRRVAERKPESRRSKGLAVEKKPKSVSLKNQIRSTERILRKNLPPEMREAQEKKLEGLKKQQEIHTRLAVERKIFLRDRKIKFFERRKIERRIRRLEKQQRAASGQAQEAEVAEQLSKLKEDLEYVRFFPKTEKYVSLFIGGDDTDIVDRRNRLRKQIKANIIAAAASGKDLEETGSEDDGLLDLSEDDFFLSGSSSDEADADDEWTDKSTREQASSASGKAASGMSSDERNQISARALMPPPRPSANSFSSSARTKSRFGASSSKNSSIRRAEMSTSRNTSNSRSGYSFKNRESSSSRTGHSSNLSSNSDAHKPRRKRRPKKKKQQA, from the exons ATGGCGCACGGTGGCTACGGGAAGCGCAGGGTCGCCGAACGCAAGCCCGAGAGTCGACGATCGAAGGGATTGGCTGTGGAGAAGAAACCCAAATCAGTGTCTCTCAAGAACCAGATACGCTCCACAGAACGCATCCTCCGTAAG aaTCTTCCGCCTGAAATGAGAGAAGCCCAAGAAAAGAAGTTAGAAGGACTTAAGAAACAGCAGGAAATTCATACTCGTTTGGCTGTGGAGCGTAAAATATTCCTGCGGGATAGAAAGATAAAGTTTTTTG AGAGAAGAAAGATAGAAAGGAGAATAAGGCGTTTGGAGAAACAGCAGCGCGCTGCCTCTGGTCAGGCCCAAGAGGCAGAAGTTGCTGAGCAGCTGTCCAAATTGAAAGAAGATCTGGAATATGTTAGG TTCTTTCCCAAGACAGAGAAGTATGTATCCTTATTTATCGGAGGTGATGATACAGACATAGTTGACAGGAGAAATAGATTGCGCAAGCAGATTAAAGCCAATATAATTGCTGCTGCAGCCAGTGGAAAGGATTTGGAAG AGACAGGGAGTGAAGATGATGGGCTTTTGGATCTGAGTGAGGATGATTTTTTCTTAAGTGGAAGCTCTAGTGATGAAGCAGATGCTGATGATGAATGGACTGATAAAAGTACAAG GGAACAGGCTTCTAGTGCTTCAGGAAAAGCAGCATCTGGCATGTCCAGTGATGAAAGGAATCAG ATTTCTGCTCGTGCTCTAATGCCTCCTCCTCGGCCATCAGCTAATTCATTTTCAAGTTCTGCTCGTACAAAATCAAGGTTTGGAGCCTCATCTAGCAAAAATTCATCCATACGGAGAGCTGAAATGTCAACGTCCAGGAATACATCAAATAGCAGGAGCGGGTATTCCTTCAAAAACAGGGAATCCTCAAGTTCAAGAACAGGTCACAGTAGCAATCTAAGTTCCAACTCTGATGCTCATAAACCCCGAAGAAAGAGAAGgccaaagaagaagaagcaacaG GCATGA
- the LOC100249350 gene encoding rRNA-processing protein EFG1 isoform X1, which yields MAHGGYGKRRVAERKPESRRSKGLAVEKKPKSVSLKNQIRSTERILRKNLPPEMREAQEKKLEGLKKQQEIHTRLAVERKIFLRDRKIKFFERRKIERRIRRLEKQQRAASGQAQEAEVAEQLSKLKEDLEYVRFFPKTEKYVSLFIGGDDTDIVDRRNRLRKQIKANIIAAAASGKDLEETGSEDDGLLDLSEDDFFLSGSSSDEADADDEWTDKSTREQASSASGKAASGMSSDERNQKQISARALMPPPRPSANSFSSSARTKSRFGASSSKNSSIRRAEMSTSRNTSNSRSGYSFKNRESSSSRTGHSSNLSSNSDAHKPRRKRRPKKKKQQA from the exons ATGGCGCACGGTGGCTACGGGAAGCGCAGGGTCGCCGAACGCAAGCCCGAGAGTCGACGATCGAAGGGATTGGCTGTGGAGAAGAAACCCAAATCAGTGTCTCTCAAGAACCAGATACGCTCCACAGAACGCATCCTCCGTAAG aaTCTTCCGCCTGAAATGAGAGAAGCCCAAGAAAAGAAGTTAGAAGGACTTAAGAAACAGCAGGAAATTCATACTCGTTTGGCTGTGGAGCGTAAAATATTCCTGCGGGATAGAAAGATAAAGTTTTTTG AGAGAAGAAAGATAGAAAGGAGAATAAGGCGTTTGGAGAAACAGCAGCGCGCTGCCTCTGGTCAGGCCCAAGAGGCAGAAGTTGCTGAGCAGCTGTCCAAATTGAAAGAAGATCTGGAATATGTTAGG TTCTTTCCCAAGACAGAGAAGTATGTATCCTTATTTATCGGAGGTGATGATACAGACATAGTTGACAGGAGAAATAGATTGCGCAAGCAGATTAAAGCCAATATAATTGCTGCTGCAGCCAGTGGAAAGGATTTGGAAG AGACAGGGAGTGAAGATGATGGGCTTTTGGATCTGAGTGAGGATGATTTTTTCTTAAGTGGAAGCTCTAGTGATGAAGCAGATGCTGATGATGAATGGACTGATAAAAGTACAAG GGAACAGGCTTCTAGTGCTTCAGGAAAAGCAGCATCTGGCATGTCCAGTGATGAAAGGAATCAG AAGCAGATTTCTGCTCGTGCTCTAATGCCTCCTCCTCGGCCATCAGCTAATTCATTTTCAAGTTCTGCTCGTACAAAATCAAGGTTTGGAGCCTCATCTAGCAAAAATTCATCCATACGGAGAGCTGAAATGTCAACGTCCAGGAATACATCAAATAGCAGGAGCGGGTATTCCTTCAAAAACAGGGAATCCTCAAGTTCAAGAACAGGTCACAGTAGCAATCTAAGTTCCAACTCTGATGCTCATAAACCCCGAAGAAAGAGAAGgccaaagaagaagaagcaacaG GCATGA